One genomic segment of Bacteroidota bacterium includes these proteins:
- a CDS encoding T9SS type A sorting domain-containing protein: MNDSLYNDSLVIDFIANSTQENKNVLLLMHHFNNENYTQAAYHLALLKAIQNTIPFSICTLICLQKINKGKLELTKKDKASLSSYSNNNNMDGAIAQGYMKNNFGKTQKFMPETIGGKIPKIAFNVDKSETASDILLYPQPANETVNIKITNVHKGTGELHVKDITGKQIETILVQNIAVEFNFSTSLFKNGVYIIEALDANMVKVGTQKLIVGK; this comes from the coding sequence ATGAATGATAGTTTGTATAACGATTCGCTGGTAATAGATTTTATTGCGAACTCAACACAAGAAAATAAAAATGTTTTGTTATTGATGCATCATTTTAATAATGAAAATTATACGCAAGCAGCATACCATTTGGCACTATTAAAGGCAATACAAAATACAATTCCATTTTCAATTTGTACACTTATTTGTTTACAAAAAATTAACAAGGGCAAATTGGAGTTAACCAAAAAAGATAAAGCAAGTTTAAGTTCATACTCAAATAACAACAACATGGATGGAGCCATTGCACAAGGCTATATGAAAAATAATTTTGGCAAAACACAAAAATTTATGCCGGAAACTATTGGAGGCAAAATACCAAAGATTGCCTTTAATGTCGATAAAAGTGAAACAGCATCAGATATTTTACTTTATCCGCAACCTGCAAACGAAACAGTAAATATAAAAATCACAAATGTACATAAGGGTACAGGTGAGTTGCATGTAAAAGACATTACCGGAAAGCAAATTGAAACTATTTTAGTTCAGAACATCGCAGTTGAATTCAATTTCTCAACTTCATTATTTAAAAATGGTGTGTACATAATTGAAGCATTAGATGCTAATATGGTGAAAGTTGGCACGCAAAAATTAATTGTAGGTAAGTAA